From Pseudomonas sp. FP2335, the proteins below share one genomic window:
- a CDS encoding TonB-dependent receptor — translation MFRAPCHASHLFLRPTLIASCLAFSLSAQADSLKLQLPAQALATSLSQVAQQAKIQLLFDETLLKNVQAPALDGDFTPEVAIRTLLKNGEFTLIRVGSTYVVKPEDPKTTNSGAVQLDALSVIGTGNKVDSTTVGRSTLRQADIDRYQPNNIPSLLQTLPGVFMGGSSKPGGQTINIRGFGEAEDVPMSVDGATKSGFERYQQGTVFIEPELIKSVEVEKGPYSAFTGNGGFGGSIIMETKDAPDLLEDGRNAGAMLKYGYASNDHEQVYSSAVYGRTDDGRFDALAYLTQRDGGDMKLAGTPPDPDNKFPINPKRLPNSAQDVDGKLFKVNAHFTDEHSMGLSYSRASSERWTPFSAKSYPTPPLQSAIDRYGYEGALKRFLANRTTVDTTYSGKYVYQPLDNPLIDLKLSYSVSRTDQTDERNEDASFSLATGGRKMDTAYGDKILELRNTSLFNTGPLEHALTTGVQIRKHKRETESWMPGATYNTAKYNYGHFQPYFMPHGKVDTHSFYVQDAVTIGDVTITPSLRYDHVRNRGEANDAPYYSNPDPSIGHDYSDKTYTGWSPRLAAYWAITPDVAMFASWNKTWRAPVIDEQYEVQGLGSRTSTSLNLKPERITAITAGNVTNFSNLIGHGDNLQLRTTLFHNRIEDEIFKATGIGCDRQNSVSGTIDNVCTSADMAAKTNYRNVGGMTIKGFELEAYYDSTYVFGSVTYSWATGKRDNPYTNPWATSTHVYARDIPPAKWVLMMGNKIPAWNAQVGWTAQFVRKTDRLPSDKYSSGFNSSVGDTFYDQYANDDYASMGLFANWKPQQAGLKGTEVNFTVDNLLNNNYRPALSGDRAYSEGRNAKISVTRFF, via the coding sequence ATGTTTCGCGCGCCTTGCCACGCTTCGCACCTGTTTCTTCGACCGACCCTCATCGCCAGTTGCCTGGCGTTCAGCCTCAGCGCCCAGGCGGATTCGCTCAAGCTGCAACTGCCCGCCCAGGCGCTGGCCACGTCTCTGAGCCAAGTGGCGCAGCAGGCTAAAATCCAGCTGCTGTTCGATGAAACGCTGCTCAAGAACGTGCAGGCGCCAGCGCTCGACGGCGACTTCACCCCGGAAGTGGCCATTCGCACCCTGCTCAAGAACGGTGAATTTACCCTGATCAGGGTCGGCAGCACCTACGTGGTCAAGCCCGAAGACCCCAAGACCACCAACAGCGGCGCCGTGCAACTGGATGCCCTGAGCGTGATCGGCACCGGCAACAAGGTCGACTCCACCACCGTCGGCCGCTCAACCCTGCGCCAGGCCGACATCGACCGCTACCAGCCCAACAACATCCCATCGCTGTTGCAGACCCTGCCAGGCGTGTTCATGGGCGGCTCGTCCAAGCCGGGCGGGCAGACCATCAACATCCGTGGCTTCGGCGAGGCCGAAGACGTACCGATGTCGGTGGATGGCGCGACCAAGAGCGGTTTTGAGCGCTACCAGCAAGGCACGGTGTTTATCGAGCCCGAGCTGATCAAGAGCGTCGAAGTGGAGAAAGGCCCCTACTCGGCCTTCACCGGCAACGGCGGCTTTGGCGGCTCGATCATCATGGAAACCAAAGACGCCCCCGACCTGCTGGAAGACGGCCGCAACGCCGGCGCCATGCTCAAGTACGGCTACGCCAGCAACGACCACGAGCAGGTCTATAGCTCAGCCGTCTACGGCCGCACCGACGACGGCCGCTTCGATGCGCTCGCCTACCTGACCCAGCGCGACGGCGGCGACATGAAACTGGCCGGCACCCCGCCCGATCCCGACAACAAGTTCCCGATCAACCCCAAGCGCCTGCCCAACAGCGCCCAGGATGTGGACGGCAAGCTGTTCAAGGTCAACGCGCACTTCACCGATGAACACAGCATGGGGTTGTCGTACTCGCGCGCGAGCAGCGAGCGCTGGACGCCGTTCTCGGCCAAAAGCTATCCCACACCGCCGCTGCAATCGGCCATCGACCGCTATGGCTACGAGGGCGCACTAAAGCGCTTCCTGGCCAACCGCACCACCGTCGACACCACCTACTCCGGCAAGTACGTCTACCAGCCGCTGGACAACCCGCTGATCGACTTGAAGCTCAGCTACTCGGTGTCCCGCACAGACCAGACCGACGAGCGCAACGAGGACGCCTCGTTCAGCCTGGCCACCGGCGGGCGCAAGATGGACACGGCCTATGGCGACAAGATCCTGGAGTTGCGCAACACCAGCCTGTTCAACACCGGGCCGCTGGAACACGCGCTGACCACCGGGGTGCAGATCCGCAAGCACAAGCGTGAAACCGAAAGCTGGATGCCGGGCGCCACCTACAACACCGCCAAGTACAACTACGGGCATTTCCAGCCGTACTTCATGCCCCACGGCAAAGTCGACACCCATTCGTTCTACGTGCAGGACGCGGTGACGATCGGCGACGTGACCATCACCCCGTCCCTGCGCTATGACCATGTGCGCAACCGCGGCGAAGCCAACGACGCGCCTTACTACAGCAACCCCGATCCCAGCATCGGCCACGACTACAGCGACAAAACCTACACCGGTTGGTCGCCGCGCCTGGCCGCCTACTGGGCCATCACCCCGGATGTGGCGATGTTCGCCAGCTGGAACAAAACCTGGCGCGCCCCGGTGATCGACGAACAATACGAAGTGCAAGGCCTCGGCAGCCGCACGTCCACCAGCCTCAACCTCAAGCCGGAGCGCATCACGGCGATCACGGCGGGTAACGTCACCAACTTCTCCAACCTCATCGGCCATGGCGACAACCTGCAACTGCGCACCACGCTGTTCCATAACCGCATCGAAGACGAAATCTTCAAGGCCACGGGCATCGGCTGCGACCGGCAAAACAGCGTGTCCGGCACCATCGACAACGTCTGCACCAGCGCCGACATGGCGGCCAAGACCAACTACCGCAACGTCGGTGGCATGACCATCAAGGGCTTCGAGCTGGAAGCCTATTACGACTCGACTTACGTGTTCGGCTCGGTGACCTACTCCTGGGCTACCGGCAAACGCGACAACCCCTACACCAACCCGTGGGCCACCAGCACCCACGTGTACGCGCGAGATATTCCACCGGCCAAATGGGTGCTGATGATGGGCAACAAGATCCCGGCGTGGAACGCGCAGGTCGGCTGGACCGCGCAGTTCGTGCGCAAGACCGACCGCCTGCCCAGCGACAAATACTCCAGCGGCTTCAACAGCAGCGTGGGCGACACGTTCTACGACCAATACGCCAACGACGACTACGCCAGCATGGGCCTGTTCGCCAACTGGAAGCCGCAGCAAGCCGGCCTGAAAGGCACCGAGGTCAACTTCACCGTCGATAACCTGCTCAACAACAACTACCGCCCGGCACTCAGCGGCGACCGCGCCTACAGCGAAGGGCGCAACGCGAAGATCAGCGTTACGCGGTTCTTCTAA